In the genome of Lactuca sativa cultivar Salinas chromosome 3, Lsat_Salinas_v11, whole genome shotgun sequence, the window TTTCCTAAACGAAGGATGATTCCGTTTATCCATGAATTTACGATCTTTCCCTTAATTGTTCCGAGACTAGGGTTACAACAACCTtttgcaaatatatatatatatatatatatatatatatatatatatatatatatatatatatatatatatatatatatatatatatatatatatatatatatatatatatatatatatatatatatatatataaaccgtcGAACATAGGTTTATTACGTACATATATAGCTGAAGATAACAAGTGCAATACAAGGATGGTTTATTGCTATTACATGCATATTCATTTGTGCCCGAAGCCCCTCTAATTATTCAACAAAGTGTTAACCATGGATGCACATGGGTGCTGCGACACCAACATATAAGCTAGGGTATCACTTGGGCTGGAGGACGGCACCAATCGAGTCAAGATAACCCCCATACCGCCCATGGAAGCCTACAATCTTAGCGGTGTTTGTTTTCACAGGCAGGGAGAATTTATTATCACTCACCGAACCAAACTCACACTTTTTCTTGTTCGTCTTGAAACACAATGAAGTAATCACCGTCCAACCACCGTAACGTCCGACTGTTCCACTCAGTTCCAAAAACTCCTCGCCTTCCTCAATATACATCTACCCACCCAAAAAAAAAAAGCACCTATGTTAAACCATATACTTTTATTGATCGATGTAGCTAGCTATAGTTAATTAAGTCACTGGAATGCTTAATTACATATTGAGAAAGGTGACCACCCTCGCCACCATAAGTTTTGGACCAACATTCCTGACCACTGCATGCATCGATGTAGCCAAATGTTATGGAATCGATGCAACCACCTGAGCCTCCGGTTTTTATGTGGATTTTGG includes:
- the LOC111920912 gene encoding mannose/glucose-specific lectin isoform X2, giving the protein MHAQKLVQVGPWGSGGGEYPYEFIPNGRITKIHIKTGGSGGCIDSITFGYIDACSGQECWSKTYGGEGGHLSQYMYIEEGEEFLELSGTVGRYGGWTVITSLCFKTNKKKCEFGSVSDNKFSLPVKTNTAKIVGFHGRYGGYLDSIGAVLQPK
- the LOC111920912 gene encoding mannose/glucose-specific lectin isoform X1 codes for the protein MNLLYYPHHFVYISSTHPWSLAHKLSNNTREMGVTKLVQVGPWGSGGGEYPYEFIPNGRITKIHIKTGGSGGCIDSITFGYIDACSGQECWSKTYGGEGGHLSQYMYIEEGEEFLELSGTVGRYGGWTVITSLCFKTNKKKCEFGSVSDNKFSLPVKTNTAKIVGFHGRYGGYLDSIGAVLQPK